From the genome of Polynucleobacter sp. AM-7D1:
ACGGCAAACCTAAATACGCGGATGGATTTAGCCATTTTGACTATGTGAATCCCAACGCCCCGCGAGGCGGCACCTTAACTTTGCCCAACCCGGATCGCCGAACAAGTTTTGATAAGTTCAATCCATTTACGCTGCGCGGTGTCGCTGCCCCTGGTATAGCTCAGCTGATGTTTGAATCTTTGGCGGTAGGCAGTGCGGATGAGGTCTCCAGTGCCTATGGTCTGATCGCAGAAGATATTGCGGTTGCGCCCGACAAGATGTCTGTGGTGTTTCGGATTCGTCCAGAGGCGAAGTTTTCGGATGGCAGCCCGATCTTAGCTAGTGACGTCAAACACAGCTTTGACACTTTGATGAGTTCACTTGCTAATCCGCAATTTAAAACGGTTTATGCCGATGTCAAGCAAGCGGTAGTGGTTTCTGATCGAGTAATCCGTTTTGATTTCAAGAACAGTAATCCTGAATTGCCAGTGATGGTTGGTACTCTTCCGGTGTTCTCTCGTAATTGGGGCAAGAAACCCGATGGCACGATTACACCATTTGATAAATTGACCTTTGAGCTACCGATAGCTAGCGGTCCGTATGTGATTGAGTCATACAAAGCTGGTAAGACCATGATCTTTAAGCGCAACCCAAATTACTGGGCTGATCAAGGCGGTAAGACGCTTAATGTCCGTGTCGGTTTTTATAACTTTGATCGTGTGAATTACAAACTCTATAGTGATGATGCCGTTCGCCTAGAAGCCTTTAAAGCTGGAGAGTTCGATGCTCTGGTGGAGTACCGCGCCAAGAATTGGGCAAAGAGTTACGTTGGCCCCAGATTTAATGATGGCACCCTAGAAAAGAAAGCCTTTTTAAATCACAACGGCGCGGGCATGCAAGGTTTTGCTATGAATGTACGTCGTCCGATTTTTCAGGACCCGCGTGTGCGACAAGCCTTGGGTTATGCACTCGACTTTGAGTGGTTAAATCGCCAACTTTTCTTTGAGCAATACAGTCGAATTAATAGTTACTTTACCAATAGTGATCTGAGCGCCAATTTTGATGGCCCTCGCAAACCCACTGAAGCAGAATTGAAATTACTCAAACCTCTAAAGGCGCAATATCCTAAGTGGGTGCCAGATGCAGTCTTTGATCCGATGCCTCCTGCACCTTCAACTGCTGCCCCTGATAGTTTGCGTCAGAATCTGCGCAAAGCGAGGGATTTATTAGCTCAGGCTGGTTGGCAATATCGAGATGGCGCTCTGCGCAATATACAAGGCGAGCCATTCCGTTTCGAGATGGTAGAGGATGGACCATTTTTCTTAAGAGTGATTTCTTCGTATGTGCGTAACTTAGAGAAGCTGGGTATTCAGGTGGATATTCGGACGAGTGATTTTGCTTTGCATCAGAAGCGCATGGATGAATACGACTTCGATATGACCACCATTCGTTTCCCGGACTCACAAAGCCCGGGTAATGAATTGTGGGATCGCTTTGGTAGTCAGGCTGCAAAAGAAAAAGGTTCTGACAATGTGATCGGGGTTCAGTCTCCAGTGGTCGATGCCCTGGTGGATGCGGTTGTCAAAGCTCAGACCCGTGAAGAGTTACGTGCAGCCACTAGAGCTTTAGATCGTGTTCTATGGAATAGTTATTACGTGATCCCGCAGTGGTACAACCCGACACACCGAATCGCGTATCGTAAAGAGATGCGCTACCCAGAACCCCCTTTGTATTACACCGCTGAATCTTGGATTCTGCTTAATTGGTGGAAAGAAGGGGCGCGCTAATGCAAGGACAAATGTGGTCTTATATTTTCAAGCGTGTGCTCTTGATGATCCCTACCTTGTTAGGTGTTTTAACTCTCACCTTTGCTGTAGTGCAATTTGTGCCGGGTGGTCCAGTTGAGCAATTGATGTTGGAGCTCAAAGGTAAGGGTGATGCTGCAGTGAGTGGGGCAGAGTCTTCTGGTGGCGGCAGCAATTATCGTGGCCGCCAAGGTGTTGATGCCGAGCGCTTAGCTGAGGTCAAGGCTTTGTATGGTTTTGATAAACCGCCAGTAGAGCGTTATTTCATGATGCTCAAGCGTTTTGCCCAGTTTGATCTCGGTCAGAGTTACTACCAACATCAAAGTGTTTGGCAGTTGGTGGTTTCTAAATTGCCAGTATCTATCAGCATAGGTTTATGGACTTTCTTTCTGACTTACTTAGTGTCAATACCCTTGGGTATTGCTAAGGCGGTCAGGGATGGATCCCGCTTTGATGCGGTGACGAGCACGATGATTTTGGTGGGCTATGCCATCCCGGGATTTGTGTTGGGTGTTCTCTTGCTTGTCATCTTTGGTGGCGGCAGTTTCTTGCAAATCTTCCCACTGCGCGGACTGACTTCAGATAACTGGAGTGAGTTGAGCATGATTGGGAAGGTAATGGATTATTTGTGGCACTTAGTTTTACCGATTACTGCTTCAGTTTTAGGAAGTTTTGCAGTGATTACGATGTTGACGAAGAACTCTTTCCTGGAGGAGATTCGTAAACAGTACGTGTTGACTGCGAGAGCTAAGGGCCTCACTGAGAAGCAGGTACTTTGGAAGCACGTCTTCCGTAATGCGCTCTTGCCTCTGGTGACAGGTTTTCCAGCAGCCTTTATTGGCGCCTTCTTTACCGGATCCTTGCTGATTGAAACCCTATTTTCTTTGGATGGCCTGGGTTTACTGTCTTATGAGTCCGTTATGAGACGCGACTATCCAGTGGTTTTCGGAACACTTTATCTTTTTACCTTGATCGGTTTATTTACTAAATTGATCTCGGATCTTTGTTATGTCTATATTGATCCGCGTATTCAGTTTGGTGCTGGAGGTAGCTCATGAGTCGCTGGCATCGATTTAGAAACAGTCGCATGGGTTATGCCAGCCTCTGGATCTTTATGGTCTTGTTTGGGTTGTCTATGTGCGCTGAGCTGATTGCCAATGACAAGCCTTTGGTAGTCCGCTACGAAGGCAAGTTCTATTTCCCGATTGTGAAATCACAACCCGAGAGAGTGTTTGGAGGTGACTTCGCTACACCGACCGATTTTTTAGATCCGGATATTCGTCACAATATTACGAGCAATGGTAATTGGGCCATTTACCCCCCGATACCTTATAGCTATGAAACACTCAACTACTTTTCAAAAGTACCCAATCCTGCACCGCCATCTTTTGATAACTGGTTAGGCACTGACGATCGGGGACGCGATGTTCTCGCGCGCTTGATTTATGGATTCCGCCTCTCAATTCTGTTTGGCTTGGCACTCACTATTGTTGGCGTAAGTGTAGGCATCATCACTGGCTCTTTAATGGGATTCTTTGGTGGCAAGTTTGATCTGATTTCTCAGCGCTTGATTGAAATTTGGTCAGCGATGCCAGAGTTATATCTGCTGATCATCTTTGCTTCTATCTTTAACCCCAGCATCTGGCTCCTGATTATTTTGCTGGCAGCATTTGGTTGGATGGGTTTGTCTGACTACGTGCGTGCTGAGTTTTTCCGTAATCGTGCATTGGAATATGTGCGAGCTGCCAGAGCTTTGGGTTTAACGAATTTGCAAATCATGCGTCGTCATATCCTGCCTAATAGCTTGACCCCGGTGATTACCTTTCTACCTTTCAGAATGAGTGCAGCGATTTTGTCGCTCACGAGTTTGGATTTCTTGGGTCTTGGTGTGCCTCCGGGAACGCCGAGTTTGGGAGAGCTGCTATCACAAGGTAAAAGTAATTTAGATGCCTGGTGGATTTCACTATCGACCTTTGTGGTCTTGGTTGCCACTTTGCTCTTGCTTACTTTTATGGGCGAGGCTTTGCGTGATGCTTTCGATTCTCGCAAGTCAGGCACTATGAGTGGGGGGCGTTCATGAGCTTCGCACCAAAACTGAATACAGAAATTACGCCATTACTTCGCTACGAGGATTTTTCAATTTCGTTTGGTTCAGGTCGGCGTGAGAAATTCGCTGTCAACCATCTTGATCTTGAGATTGGGGTGGGGGAACGTGTCGCCTTAGTTGGTGAGTCTGGTTCAGGTAAGACGCTGACTGCTTTGGCGCCCTTGCGTCTTGAGCCTGAAGGTGCAAAAACATCTGGTCGTATTTTATGGAGCGGTAAAGACTCGAATGCCGGCAATCAGCCGGTCAATTTACTGGATTTGCCAATCCAAGAGATTCGTGAGATTCGGGGTCGTGAGATTGCTATGGTCTTTCAAGAGCCCATGACTGCACTCAACCCTTTGTTCACTATTGGCAATCAAATTGTTGAGGCTGTACAGGTATATCAACCTTTGATCTCTAAAGCAGACTCTATGTCTGCGGCAATAGAGTTACTCAAGAAAACTGGAATCCCAGAACCAGAGAAACGCTTCCATTCCTATCCTCATCAGTTATCTGGTGGCCAACGTCAACGCGCCATGATCGCGATGGCTTTAGCATGCAAACCCAGATTGTTAATTGCAGACGAGCCAACTACTGCTTTAGACGTTAGTCTGCGTTTGCAGATTTTGGATTTACTCAAAGAGTTGCAAGAAGAGTCTAAAGATCATGGTGGCATGGCCATTCTACTGATTACTCATGATCTCAATTTGGTAAAGCATTTTGCTCATCGTGTTGCTGTATTAAATCAAGGAAACTTGATGGAGCTTGGATCAACCAAGCAGGTGTTCGAGCGCCCAGAGGATCCTTATACAAAAGCCCTAGTAAATAGCGGGCCTGTACGCGATCTGGCGCCAGTGATGCCATTGGCGCCCGTCCTGCTAAAGGCAGAAAACTTATCCGTCTCTTACCCTGGTAGTGAAGCTGCTGCTTGGTTTAAAAAACCTCCGCGTCATCAGGTCTTGCGTAAAGTCAGTTTTGAACTCAAGCAAGGTCAGACCATTGGTGTGATTGGTGAGTCTGGTTCAGGTAAAACTACTTTAGGCATGGCGGTCTTAGGTTTGTTGGGTGACACTGCCGCAGAAATCATGGGTGATGTGGATGTACTTGGTGTTGATTGGCAAAAGTTAAAACCAGCAGAACGTCGCGCTATGCGCTCAAGTCTGCAAGTGATTTTTCAAGACCCCTTTGGTTCACTTTCTCCACGTATGAATGTGATGCAAATTGTTTCAGAGGGTTTGGATGTGCACTTTCCCGATTTGTCTGCGACGGAACGCGAGAAGCGTGTCTTAGATATTCTTCGAGAAGTCGGCATTGATCGTTCTGCCCTCACACGTTATCCCCATGAGTTTTCGGGTGGGCAAAGGCAGCGGATTGCGATTGCCCGTGCTTTGATCCTAAAACCACAGATCTTGGTCTTAGATGAGCCCACTTCTGCATTGGATGTGTCGATTCAAAAACAAGTGCTTGCCTTATTGACTGAGCTCCAGAAAAAATACAACTTGGCCTATCTGATGATCAGTCATGATTTGGCGGTTATTCGGGCAATGTCGCATGAGGTCATGGTGCTCAAAGCAGGAAGGGTGGTCGAGTTTGGTGATACTGAGGCTATGATTCAGCATCCTCGCCAAACCTATACCAAAGAGCTATTCACGGCCGCCGAGCTAACTTAAGCTTTGAGCAAGAGTCCTAGCAAGGCGCCAAATCGGTGCATTTATGCACCGCAATAGAAAATACTCCTTTTAAAACATCATATTAGGCTCCAAGCTGGTACTTGGTGAAATAGTCCTTCTTTGTTAGAATGGTTTGATGTCACTTAAAAAAGACCTCTTGCCAACCTTGCTTAAGCAAGCGTCGATGGCCGTGCTAATTTCATTCGCATTTGCTGCTCATCCTGTATTGGCAGCAGATCCCGTGATTGATGCATCAAAAGAATCTCCTGTAGAGGCTCCCAAAGAGACGCCTAAGCAAAGCATGTTTCAAGTAGGTAAGTCTTACTTTGTTCGCGCTTCAGATCGCTTAGCAGATTCGGTTACCGTTAAATCAGATGAACTAATTAATCGCGCCATGGAAGTGATTGGCGTGCGTTATCGCTGGGATGCGGAGTTACCGCAATCCGGTTTGGATGGAAGTAGTTTTGTCGGATATGTTTTCAAGGACAAACTAGGTTTTTTGTTGCCTCGTAAATCTACTCAAATGAGTCGCGTAGGTAAGCCAATTACTCGCGAAGAATTGCAGCCTGGTGATTTAGTGTTTTTTAACACCATGCGTTTAACTTTCTCTCATGTCGGCATTTATGTTGGCGACAATAAATTTATCCATTCACCATCGAAGGGCACTAGTGTGCGCGTAGATGACCTTGGTAGTCTCTATTGGGATAAGCGCTTTGATGGTGCGCGCCGTTTGGATGGTAGTGATAACTTAGGTGATGCCGAGCGTCAAGAGTTGTTGAATGAAGTGAATAAACTCAAACGCAAGTCTCGCAACCTCTAATCTTCTGTTTTAGAAGCTTGCCGCTAGGCCAATTGAAGTTCCTCGGACGTTCTGTCCAAATTGATACCGAAACACCAATCGCACCCTGCTAAACATGGGGTCTGAGGCGCTGCGATCAATTTCTACTCCAGTGCCCACAGAGGAGAGTGAATCAAAACCAAGAGCTCCACGGAGTTGACCAAGAAACTCAGTATGTGCCACCTCAAAGACAGCTCGTAGTGGCCTTTCTAAAACGGTAAGTGGTGTGGGGTATCTGGCTCGAGCCCACAATCCTAAACTTTGAGAGTCTGCGGAACCTTGAACGGCAGCGGAGCTATCAAAAGTATTGAGCGCAATATTGGTGTAGCGCAATTCTGCATCGTATTCACGTTCAGGCTTGTAATCCTCATAGTCCAACATGAGTGAGCCGCCAAGGCCATATGCATTCATACGACCTCCATTTAAGAACTGTAGGTCTACCCCTGTTTTATTTTCTATGATGCGACCTGCAATCGAGAGGTCGCTTTCTACATGGCCCAACATGATGTTGGCAATCGGACGAATGCGTAGCTGATCCGTTAGTGGAAAGTCCCAGCCAACGCCACCAGTTCCGGTAATACCATTCCAATTGACCGGTACCGTAATGCTGGTATTGCCTAAGCCATCGGTAAATGTTGGGTTGTATCGATTAAAGGCAATCGTACCCTCAAGGTAAAGTGGAAAGTTGGCGCTGATACGGTCTCCACCCCCAAGAGAAATCATTTGTAAATTTTGATTTTCTCCGCCTTTGTCGGTAATCGAGAGTGATCCGGTGGTGACATCTGGGGTCAGAGAGTAGCCCGTGATTGTCATGAAAGCATCGGTACGCTTTTTGAGATAGTTATTGGCTGCGACTGTAAATTGGCCTCCTGCCTGAGCATGGGCGTAATGCGCTTGAGTTGCAATGGATATTGCGATCAATAATT
Proteins encoded in this window:
- a CDS encoding extracellular solute-binding protein — translated: MPMYPVIRQIPTLLLLALLAGVAVNSAQGAQGIAQYGKPKYADGFSHFDYVNPNAPRGGTLTLPNPDRRTSFDKFNPFTLRGVAAPGIAQLMFESLAVGSADEVSSAYGLIAEDIAVAPDKMSVVFRIRPEAKFSDGSPILASDVKHSFDTLMSSLANPQFKTVYADVKQAVVVSDRVIRFDFKNSNPELPVMVGTLPVFSRNWGKKPDGTITPFDKLTFELPIASGPYVIESYKAGKTMIFKRNPNYWADQGGKTLNVRVGFYNFDRVNYKLYSDDAVRLEAFKAGEFDALVEYRAKNWAKSYVGPRFNDGTLEKKAFLNHNGAGMQGFAMNVRRPIFQDPRVRQALGYALDFEWLNRQLFFEQYSRINSYFTNSDLSANFDGPRKPTEAELKLLKPLKAQYPKWVPDAVFDPMPPAPSTAAPDSLRQNLRKARDLLAQAGWQYRDGALRNIQGEPFRFEMVEDGPFFLRVISSYVRNLEKLGIQVDIRTSDFALHQKRMDEYDFDMTTIRFPDSQSPGNELWDRFGSQAAKEKGSDNVIGVQSPVVDALVDAVVKAQTREELRAATRALDRVLWNSYYVIPQWYNPTHRIAYRKEMRYPEPPLYYTAESWILLNWWKEGAR
- a CDS encoding microcin C ABC transporter permease YejB; the encoded protein is MWSYIFKRVLLMIPTLLGVLTLTFAVVQFVPGGPVEQLMLELKGKGDAAVSGAESSGGGSNYRGRQGVDAERLAEVKALYGFDKPPVERYFMMLKRFAQFDLGQSYYQHQSVWQLVVSKLPVSISIGLWTFFLTYLVSIPLGIAKAVRDGSRFDAVTSTMILVGYAIPGFVLGVLLLVIFGGGSFLQIFPLRGLTSDNWSELSMIGKVMDYLWHLVLPITASVLGSFAVITMLTKNSFLEEIRKQYVLTARAKGLTEKQVLWKHVFRNALLPLVTGFPAAFIGAFFTGSLLIETLFSLDGLGLLSYESVMRRDYPVVFGTLYLFTLIGLFTKLISDLCYVYIDPRIQFGAGGSS
- a CDS encoding ABC transporter permease produces the protein MSRWHRFRNSRMGYASLWIFMVLFGLSMCAELIANDKPLVVRYEGKFYFPIVKSQPERVFGGDFATPTDFLDPDIRHNITSNGNWAIYPPIPYSYETLNYFSKVPNPAPPSFDNWLGTDDRGRDVLARLIYGFRLSILFGLALTIVGVSVGIITGSLMGFFGGKFDLISQRLIEIWSAMPELYLLIIFASIFNPSIWLLIILLAAFGWMGLSDYVRAEFFRNRALEYVRAARALGLTNLQIMRRHILPNSLTPVITFLPFRMSAAILSLTSLDFLGLGVPPGTPSLGELLSQGKSNLDAWWISLSTFVVLVATLLLLTFMGEALRDAFDSRKSGTMSGGRS
- a CDS encoding ABC transporter ATP-binding protein; this encodes MSFAPKLNTEITPLLRYEDFSISFGSGRREKFAVNHLDLEIGVGERVALVGESGSGKTLTALAPLRLEPEGAKTSGRILWSGKDSNAGNQPVNLLDLPIQEIREIRGREIAMVFQEPMTALNPLFTIGNQIVEAVQVYQPLISKADSMSAAIELLKKTGIPEPEKRFHSYPHQLSGGQRQRAMIAMALACKPRLLIADEPTTALDVSLRLQILDLLKELQEESKDHGGMAILLITHDLNLVKHFAHRVAVLNQGNLMELGSTKQVFERPEDPYTKALVNSGPVRDLAPVMPLAPVLLKAENLSVSYPGSEAAAWFKKPPRHQVLRKVSFELKQGQTIGVIGESGSGKTTLGMAVLGLLGDTAAEIMGDVDVLGVDWQKLKPAERRAMRSSLQVIFQDPFGSLSPRMNVMQIVSEGLDVHFPDLSATEREKRVLDILREVGIDRSALTRYPHEFSGGQRQRIAIARALILKPQILVLDEPTSALDVSIQKQVLALLTELQKKYNLAYLMISHDLAVIRAMSHEVMVLKAGRVVEFGDTEAMIQHPRQTYTKELFTAAELT
- a CDS encoding C40 family peptidase, which encodes MSLKKDLLPTLLKQASMAVLISFAFAAHPVLAADPVIDASKESPVEAPKETPKQSMFQVGKSYFVRASDRLADSVTVKSDELINRAMEVIGVRYRWDAELPQSGLDGSSFVGYVFKDKLGFLLPRKSTQMSRVGKPITREELQPGDLVFFNTMRLTFSHVGIYVGDNKFIHSPSKGTSVRVDDLGSLYWDKRFDGARRLDGSDNLGDAERQELLNEVNKLKRKSRNL